One segment of Streptomyces bathyalis DNA contains the following:
- a CDS encoding MFS transporter, translated as MATTTPSGVQGAGSGGGAGDASQNHASASSGPGGAAPMTHRQIMEALSGLLLGMFVAILSSTIVANALPKIVSELGGGQSAYTWVVTASLLTMTASTPLWGKLADLFSKKVLIQTAIIIFVLASASAGLAQDTGMLIASRAVQGIGMGGISALTQTVIAAMISPRERGRYTGYIGASFAVAMVSGPLLGGVITDTSWLGWRWCFYAGIPFAVIALLLLQKTLHLPVLKREVKIDWGGAFLVASAASLLLIWVTFAGDKYAWLSWESYSMVGGSVLLALLFILVEAKAKEPIIPLRLFRNRTIALTSMASMFVGIAMFGATVYLSQYFQLARGESPTMAGVMTIPMIVGMFLSTTLSGLVISRTGKWKIWLCSGGVLLTAGLGLLGTMRHDTEYWQLAVFMAGVGVGVGMMMQNLVLATQNQVDATDLGAASSSVNFFRSLGGAVGVSVLGAVLAHRITDYVDDGLDKLGIKHGGPTGGAGSELPDLAKLPRPIREVIESAYGHGIGDIYLYAAPAALLGLLLVLFVKEVPLKTKPGMSQGEAAAADFLEQNPAFAAGQAGQGDAGDFIPPGYQPARPAPGEGDPTEPLANSQHCVLGTVRNAEGNGVPRAAVTLISLSGRQLGRSVARGDGRYGMDTPGPGTYVLIAAADGHQPQATTLTVGDEQLSHDVRLAATSGLAGRVRGSGDGQPVRAAMVVVTDDRGEVLATGRTGERGEFAFDELVTGTFTLAVNAPGFRPVARPIEVEGQGITRIDVELAAGARVQGVIRAGVDASPLPDARVTLVDAAGNVVATATTGEDGAYGFTDLDAGEYSIIASGYPPVASALSVEGAGPDSHDIELHHPDE; from the coding sequence ATGGCCACGACCACACCGTCCGGTGTGCAGGGCGCCGGCTCCGGAGGCGGGGCAGGCGACGCTTCGCAGAATCACGCGTCCGCCTCCTCCGGACCGGGGGGCGCCGCGCCCATGACGCACCGGCAGATCATGGAGGCGCTGTCCGGGCTGCTGCTCGGCATGTTCGTCGCCATCCTGTCCTCGACGATCGTCGCCAACGCCCTGCCCAAGATCGTCTCGGAACTCGGGGGCGGGCAGAGCGCGTACACCTGGGTGGTGACGGCGTCGCTGCTGACCATGACCGCGTCGACCCCGCTGTGGGGCAAGCTCGCGGACCTGTTCAGCAAGAAGGTGCTGATACAGACGGCCATCATCATCTTCGTGCTCGCCTCGGCCAGCGCCGGTCTCGCGCAGGACACGGGCATGCTGATCGCGTCGCGAGCGGTGCAGGGCATAGGCATGGGCGGCATCTCCGCCCTGACCCAGACCGTGATCGCTGCGATGATCTCCCCGAGGGAGCGCGGCCGTTACACCGGTTACATCGGAGCGTCCTTCGCCGTCGCGATGGTGAGCGGGCCGCTGCTCGGCGGCGTCATCACCGACACCAGCTGGCTGGGCTGGCGCTGGTGCTTCTACGCGGGCATCCCCTTCGCCGTCATCGCGCTGCTGCTGCTCCAGAAGACGCTGCACCTTCCGGTGCTCAAGCGCGAGGTGAAGATCGACTGGGGCGGTGCCTTCCTCGTCGCGTCGGCGGCCTCGCTGCTGCTGATCTGGGTGACTTTCGCCGGCGACAAGTACGCCTGGCTGTCGTGGGAGAGCTATTCGATGGTCGGCGGCTCGGTGCTGCTGGCCCTGCTCTTCATCCTCGTCGAGGCCAAGGCGAAGGAACCGATCATCCCGCTGAGGCTCTTCCGCAACCGCACGATCGCGCTGACGTCGATGGCCTCCATGTTCGTCGGCATCGCGATGTTCGGCGCGACGGTCTATCTCAGCCAGTACTTCCAGCTGGCGCGGGGCGAGTCGCCGACGATGGCGGGCGTCATGACGATCCCGATGATCGTCGGGATGTTCCTGTCCACCACCCTCTCCGGACTGGTCATCAGCCGCACGGGCAAGTGGAAGATCTGGCTCTGCTCCGGTGGCGTGCTGCTGACCGCGGGCCTCGGCCTGCTGGGCACGATGCGGCACGACACCGAGTACTGGCAGCTGGCGGTCTTCATGGCCGGCGTGGGTGTCGGCGTCGGCATGATGATGCAGAACCTGGTGCTGGCCACGCAGAACCAGGTGGACGCGACCGACCTCGGCGCGGCCAGCTCGTCGGTGAACTTCTTCCGCTCGCTGGGCGGCGCCGTGGGTGTGTCCGTGCTCGGCGCGGTCCTCGCGCACCGCATCACGGACTACGTCGACGACGGCCTGGACAAGCTCGGCATCAAGCACGGCGGCCCCACGGGCGGCGCCGGCAGCGAGCTCCCCGACCTCGCGAAGCTGCCCAGGCCCATACGTGAGGTCATCGAGTCGGCGTACGGGCACGGCATCGGCGACATCTACCTCTACGCGGCGCCCGCGGCGCTGCTGGGCCTGCTGCTCGTGCTGTTCGTGAAGGAGGTGCCGCTGAAGACGAAGCCGGGCATGAGCCAGGGTGAAGCCGCCGCCGCGGACTTCCTCGAGCAGAACCCCGCGTTCGCCGCCGGTCAGGCCGGACAGGGCGACGCGGGCGACTTCATCCCGCCGGGATACCAGCCCGCGCGGCCCGCGCCGGGCGAGGGCGACCCGACCGAGCCCCTGGCCAACTCCCAGCACTGCGTGCTCGGCACCGTACGGAACGCGGAGGGCAACGGGGTGCCGCGTGCCGCCGTGACCCTCATCTCGCTCAGCGGGCGTCAGCTCGGGCGGTCGGTGGCGCGCGGCGACGGCCGCTACGGCATGGACACCCCGGGGCCCGGGACCTACGTCCTGATCGCCGCCGCCGACGGTCACCAGCCGCAGGCGACGACGCTGACCGTCGGCGACGAGCAGCTGAGCCACGACGTCCGGCTGGCGGCGACGAGCGGGCTCGCCGGGCGCGTGCGCGGCTCCGGAGACGGGCAGCCGGTGCGGGCGGCGATGGTCGTGGTCACCGACGACCGCGGCGAGGTGCTGGCCACCGGACGCACCGGCGAGCGCGGCGAGTTCGCCTTCGACGAGCTCGTCACCGGCACCTTCACGCTGGCCGTCAACGCGCCCGGTTTCCGGCCCGTGGCACGGCCCATCGAGGTCGAGGGGCAGGGCATCACCCGCATCGACGTCGAGCTGGCGGCCGGCGCCCGCGTGCAGGGCGTCATCCGGGCCGGTGTCGACGCGAGTCCGCTCCCGGACGCGCGGGTGACGCTCGTCGACGCGGCAGGGAACGTCGTCGCCACCGCCACGACCGGTGAGGACGGCGCGTACGGGTTCACCGACCTCGACGCGGGCGAGTACTCAATCATCGCCAGCGGCTATCCGCCGGTGGCCAGTGCCCTGAGTGTCGAAGGTGCGGGGCCGGACTCCCACGACATCGAGCTGCACCACCCGGACGAGTAA
- a CDS encoding YceI family protein — protein MAGAGVRAQIHTREGWPVQHAVLTVTDMTGVQVLRVEADDDGVAQSEEALPAGPYTVIATALGYAPAAATALVTASGRADLGTLVLVRQGGTELPPPGPWTVDPVHSTVGATAQHLGISSVHGRFTDFQARIEVDEEPEKSSVEAVIQAASIETGNRIRDAHLRSEDFLNVERHPQLTYRSHAVEPAGTDRWTVHGWLAMHGVVRDVTLSLTYLGYGPDPWGGTRAAFRATAELKREEFAMNYNQILAAGIAAIGTTLRIELDIQAVQGEELPELE, from the coding sequence ATGGCAGGCGCAGGCGTACGGGCGCAGATCCACACCCGGGAGGGATGGCCGGTACAGCACGCCGTGCTGACCGTCACCGACATGACGGGCGTACAGGTGCTCCGTGTGGAGGCCGACGACGACGGTGTCGCACAGAGCGAGGAGGCACTGCCCGCGGGCCCCTACACGGTGATCGCCACCGCTCTCGGCTATGCGCCCGCCGCGGCCACGGCGCTCGTCACCGCCTCCGGGAGGGCGGACCTGGGGACCCTCGTGCTCGTACGGCAGGGGGGCACCGAACTGCCGCCGCCCGGCCCGTGGACCGTCGACCCCGTCCACTCGACGGTGGGGGCCACGGCACAGCACCTGGGGATATCCAGCGTGCACGGCCGGTTCACCGACTTCCAGGCCCGCATCGAGGTCGACGAGGAGCCCGAGAAGTCCTCCGTGGAGGCCGTCATCCAGGCCGCGAGCATCGAGACGGGCAACAGGATCCGCGACGCGCATCTGCGTTCGGAGGACTTCCTGAACGTCGAGCGCCACCCGCAGCTGACCTACCGCAGTCACGCCGTCGAGCCGGCGGGCACGGACCGCTGGACGGTGCACGGCTGGCTGGCGATGCACGGAGTGGTGCGCGACGTCACGCTGAGCCTGACGTACCTCGGCTACGGGCCGGACCCGTGGGGAGGCACGCGAGCCGCCTTCCGCGCGACGGCTGAGCTGAAGCGCGAGGAGTTCGCGATGAACTACAACCAGATCCTGGCGGCCGGGATCGCGGCGATCGGCACGACGCTCAGGATCGAGCTGGACATCCAGGCGGTGCAGGGCGAGGAGCTGCCGGAACTCGAGTAG
- a CDS encoding N-acetylmuramoyl-L-alanine amidase, which produces MNTRKRVLAAAVGGALVAGLAVATQQATAAPPAEAPSMNEAFTQAAKEFDVPRDLLVSVGYAETHLDGHKGKPSQDNGFGVMHLVSNPERKTLEQAAELTGESKADLKKNDAANIRGGAAVLRAKADKAGLKAADRKRVEAWYPAVAAYGGAESASLKRLYADAAYDFVSKGIPSKGTKVRMSAEKVTPERGKLAKAAAPGTGTKSDDYPPAIWNPADPANFNTGRDAAISQVVIHVTQGAYAGTINWFKNPEAQVSAHYVVRSSDGEITQMVRDADTAWHARGGNASGIGIEHEGFVDDPSWFTDAMYRSSAALTKHLCDKHGIPKDRAHVVGHNEVPGNDHTDPGPNWNWDTYMGYVNS; this is translated from the coding sequence ATGAACACACGAAAGAGAGTCCTGGCAGCGGCCGTCGGTGGCGCGCTGGTGGCGGGCCTGGCGGTGGCGACCCAGCAGGCCACGGCCGCTCCCCCCGCCGAAGCGCCGTCGATGAACGAGGCGTTCACGCAGGCCGCCAAGGAGTTCGACGTTCCGCGCGACCTCCTCGTCTCCGTGGGCTACGCCGAGACGCACCTCGACGGTCACAAGGGCAAGCCCAGCCAGGACAACGGCTTCGGCGTGATGCACCTGGTCAGCAACCCCGAGCGCAAGACGCTGGAGCAGGCCGCCGAACTCACCGGCGAATCGAAGGCCGACCTGAAGAAGAACGACGCCGCCAACATCCGCGGCGGTGCCGCCGTCCTCCGCGCCAAGGCGGACAAGGCCGGCCTCAAGGCGGCCGACCGCAAGCGCGTCGAGGCCTGGTACCCGGCGGTCGCCGCCTACGGCGGTGCCGAGAGCGCCTCGCTCAAGCGCCTCTACGCCGATGCCGCCTACGACTTCGTGAGCAAGGGCATCCCGTCCAAGGGCACGAAGGTCCGCATGTCGGCGGAGAAAGTCACCCCCGAGCGCGGCAAGCTCGCGAAGGCGGCGGCCCCCGGCACCGGGACCAAGAGCGACGACTACCCGCCGGCGATCTGGAACCCGGCCGACCCGGCCAACTTCAACACCGGTCGTGACGCCGCGATCTCCCAGGTCGTCATCCACGTCACCCAGGGCGCGTACGCGGGCACGATCAACTGGTTCAAGAACCCCGAGGCCCAGGTCAGCGCCCACTACGTGGTGCGGTCCTCGGACGGCGAGATCACCCAGATGGTGCGCGACGCCGACACCGCGTGGCACGCGAGGGGCGGCAACGCCTCCGGCATAGGCATCGAGCACGAGGGCTTCGTCGACGACCCGTCCTGGTTCACCGACGCCATGTACCGCTCCTCGGCGGCGCTGACGAAGCACCTGTGCGACAAGCACGGCATCCCGAAGGACCGTGCGCACGTCGTCGGCCACAACGAGGTCCCCGGAAACGATCACACCGACCCGGGTCCGAACTGGAACTGGGACACGTACATGGGCTACGTCAACAGCTGA